In one window of Gouania willdenowi chromosome 8, fGouWil2.1, whole genome shotgun sequence DNA:
- the gng13b gene encoding guanine nucleotide-binding protein G(I)/G(S)/G(O) subunit gamma-13b: MDEWDVPQMKKEVESLKYQLAFKREKSSKTVTDLVKWIEDGVPEDPFLNPELMKNNPWVEKGKCIIL; this comes from the exons ATGGATGAGTGGGACGTACCACAGATGAAGAAGGAGGTGGAGAGCCTCAAGTACCAGCTGGCCTTCAAGAGAGAGAAATCATCCAAAACAGTGACTGA TTTGGTAAAGTGGATAGAAGATGGCGTCCCAGAGGACCCCTTCCTGAACCCTGAGCTGATGAAGAACAACCCGTGGGTGGAGAAAGGAAAGTGCATCATACTTTAG